CCGTCTCGCCAGCAGCGGCGAGCTCGATGTGGTTGCCTGGTACTCCACGACCAGCCAGAGGAGTCCGATCGCATGGATGCCGTTCAGCTCACCCAATGGAAGCACGACCCCGAGGTGCGTGACGTCCCCGAGCCCGAACCCGGTCCAGGCCAGGTGCTGGTGCGGGTGGGTGGCGCCGGCCTGTGCCACTCCGACCTGCACCTCATCCACGACTTTGAGTCGGGCATGGTGCCCTTCGAGCCACCCTTCACCCTCGGTCACGAGAACGCGGGTTGGGTGGAGGCGTTGGGCGCCGGCGTCTCCAGGCTGGAAGTCGGCCAGCCGGTCGCCGTCTATGGCCCTACCGGTTGCGGCCAGTGCCGCCGCTGCATCCAGGGGCTGGAGAACTATTGCGAGCGCCAGGGCGAGCTCACCTCGATGGCGGCAGGCCTGGGCACCGATGGCGGCATGGCGCGGTACATGCTGGTCGAGGACCCCCGCCACCTCCTGCCCCTCGGTGACTTGGACCCGGTGCAGGCGGCGCCCCTCACCGACGCCGCTCTGACGCCCTACCACGCGATCAAGCGGTCGCTCGGTCTGTTGGTGCCGGGGTCCTCCGTCGTCGTGATCGGTGTCGGTGGCCTCGGCTACATGGGCGTCCAACTGCTCGAGGTGCTCACCGGGGCCACGGTGATTGCGGTGGACACACGCCGATCGGCGCTCGACATGGCCGCCTCGGCCGGTGCCGAACACACGGTCACCGCAGGCGAGTCCGCCGCCCCCGAGATCGCCGAGCTCACCGGGGGCAAGGGTGCCGACGTGGTGCTCGACTTTGTCGGCAACGAGGCGACCATGCAGCTGGCCGTCGCCAGCGGTCGATCGCTCGGCCACATCACCATCGTCGGCATCGGCGGTGGCTCCTACCCGTTCAGCTTCTTCACCGTCCCCTACGAGGCCTCGCTGGCGTCGACCTATTGGGGCAGCATCTCCGAGCTGATCGAGGTGCTCGAGCTGGCCGAACGGGGCCTGATCCGCGCCGAGGTCGAGCGCGTCCCGATCGCCGAGGTGCCGGCGGCGTACGAGCGCCTCGCCCGAGGCGACGTCAACGGTCGCCTGGTGGCCGTTCCCGAGTGAACGATGTCGTTGGGCGAACCCCGGTCGTGTCGCCGCATCGTTGACCGACCCGCCCGGCTCATCCGCCTGCTCGTCGTTAGCCTTTCGCCATGTCCTCCGACCCGCCCACCTGGCTTCAACAAGCTCGCGACCAGTGGAAGCACCGAGGCCGAGACCGCCCGCCGTTTGCCGAGGAACCCGGCACCGATCAGGAGTCGGTGTGGGACTACCCGCGGCCGCCGGCGGTCGTGCCCGACGGACGCTCGATCGAGGTCGCCCACCTCGGTGACCTGGTTGCCCGATCGGCCACGTCGGTGCGGGTGCTCGAAACGTCCCACCCGCCGGCCTTCTATCTGCCGCCCGAGTCGGTGCTACCCGGGCGCCTGGTTCCGACGAGCGGCTCGTCACACTGCGAGTGGAAAGGCGCCGCCGAGTACCTGGCGGTGGCCGGCACCACCGAGCCCGTCGCCTGGCGCTACCCCAACCCCCTATCCGGAGTTCGCCGACCAGGCCGGGTGGGTCTCGTTCTATCCCGGCCGTGTTGCCTGCAGCGTCGATGGCGAAACGGTGCGCGCCCAGGCGGGCGGCTTCTACGGCGGGTGGATCACCGACGACGTGGTCGGCCCGTTCAAGGGTGAGCCCGGCACCTCCGGCTGGTAGGCCTTGGGGCAGGGTGGGTTCTCGGGAAGTGAGCGGCCCCTCGAAGCGAGGAACAAGGCACACGATGATCAGGAGCACGCGATGACCACGACCACCGACGCACTCGAGGTCGATCGGGGCGACACCTCGGTCACCAGGCTGGTCACCGACACCCTGCCCGATGCCGACGACCTGCCCGACGGACAGGTGCGCATGCGGGTGGACCGGCTGGCGATCACAGCCAACACGGTCACGTACGCCGAGATGGGCGACATGTTGGGCTACTGGGACTTCTACCCCACCGGTGACGACACCTGGGGCCGGGTACCGGCGATGGGGTGGGCCGACGTCACCGCTTCGGCGCACCCCGATGTCGAGGCGGGCGGGCGTTATTACGGCTGGTTCCCGATGGTTGGGACGGTCGACCTCTCCGTTACTCCCACCCGGCACGGGCTCCGCGACGACGGTGAGCACCGCCACGCCCATGCCCCGGTGTACCGCACCTTCGAGGACACCCGCACCGATCCCCTCGCTCCGACCGGGTTTGTTGATGCGGTGGAACTGGGCGACCTGGAGGACCGGCAGGCACTCCTGCGCGGCCTCTTTCTCACCGGCTTTCTCGCCGATGCGTTCTTCGAGCACAACGACTGGTTCGGTGCCCGCCGCGCGGTCGTGTTGTCGGCCTCGTCGAAGACCGCCATCGCCTTCGCGGACTGTGCGTCGCAGCGTGGGCTCGATGCCTTGATCGGGGTCACGTCGCCGGGCAACGTCGACTTCGTGCGTGGGCTGGATCGATACAGCGATGTGGTCACCTACGACGAGATCGCCTCGATCGCCCCCGGTCCGGCGGTTGCGATCGACATGGCCGGCAACGGCCCGGCGACGCGAGCTCTTCATGGGAACCTGGGTGATGCCTTGGCCCATTCGATGCTGGTCGGGCGCAGCCACCACGACGCTCCCCCGGCCCGGCCCGACAAGGGCCCGAAGCCGGAGGTGTTCTTTGCGCCGACGGCGATGAGCCAGCTCACCAGGGGTGGCACCGACCAGGCTGAGCTTCAGGAACGATCGGCGGCGGGGCTTCGGACTTTCGTCGAGGGCTCACGGGACTGGCTCGACGTCGATCGCTCGTTCGGCCCCGAGGCCACAGCGACAACGTGGGCCGAGGTTCACGCAGGGGTCGTGCCGCCGAACATCGGCCGGATCGTCTCGTTGCGCTGACCTACGTTGGGCCGTGCCTGCTGGGGTGCTCGTTGAGGTAGGCCACAAAGCTGTTCAGCGATGCTCGGTTACGGCCCTTGGTCAACGGGCCGAGCAACGGCGCCGTTGGAGCGATCAGACCGATCGGGGCCTCGTCCATGTCGATGCGGGTGCGGACGCTGCCGTCGGGTGCGGGGTCGCTCGCCAGCCAGAAGTCCACCCGACCTCGGCCGGCCGGACGGAACCGCACTTCCAGCGCCAGATGCCCGGGTCGGTCGATCTCGAGGATCTCGGAGCTGTCGTTGACCGTCAGAGGGCCGACCAGGCCCACCCGGTGATGAAAGTGCGCGCCCTCACTCGGCCAGTCATCGTCAACCGAGCGGATCGCCCGGCAACCGACCAGCCAGGTTGGGTAGGTCTCGGGATCGGAGAGGGCGTCGAACACCTCGTCGATCGGCCGGAGCACCCAACAACTGACGCGGGCGGCATGTGGGGGCGCTGTAGACACGAACGAATGCTACCGGCGGAGCTGAGCCGCTCCACGGTCGCTGCGACTGATTCGCCGTCCAGCGCCACCCTCTCTGATCAAACCCGGCCGCAACCGAACCGGGCGCCTCATGGTGGGCTGGACACGAGGCGTACCATTCAAAACGGGGATGCCCGTGAGCGACAAGATGACAGATTTCGGGGCAGCACAGGTTGGAGCGAGCTGGCCGGATGAGATCACCGAGCGGCTGCTGGACCTGAGCGTCGACCTGACGTGTGTGGCCAGCTTCGATGGCTATTTCGAAGAACTCTCCAACGGTTGGATCGAGCGCCTCGGTTACGACTGCAAGGAGCTATTGGGGCGGCCGCTGCTCGATTTCGTCCACCCGGACGATGTCGAGAACACCGCCACGCAGCTTGCCGCCGGTCGGGAGGGCGAGGACATCACGCAGTTCGAGAACAGGTTTCTCGATCACGCCGGCTCGAACCGCTGGCTCTCGTGGACCGCCGTGGCCGTCCCCTCGGTGCGCCGCTACTACGCCGTCGCTCGCGACCGAACGCCGGAGCATGTGGCAGAGGAGAAGGAGCGCGAGAGCGAACGTCGGTACGTGGACCTGATCGAGTCGTCACACGACATCATTCAGAGCATCGCAGCCGACGGCCATTTCGAGTTCGTCAATCGGGCCTGGTTCAAGAACTTGGGATACACCCCGGAGGAACTGCCAGGACTGACCCTGTTCGACATCGTCGAGGAGTCGTTCCACGATCACTGCACTCTGCTGATCGGGCAGATCATGAGCGGCATGTCCTTCGACTCGGTCGAGATCACCTTCGTCGCCAAGGACGGGCGTAAGTTTCCCGTCGAGGGCAACGCCACCGGCCGCTTCCGCGACGGAGAGTTCATTGCCACCCACACCTTCTTCCGCGATATCAGCGACCGTAAGGAAGCGGAGGCGCTGACCGAGCAGTACCAGCGCCAGCTCGAGCAGGAGGTAGCGGAGCGGACGTCGGCGCTCGTGCAGAGCGAAAAGCTGGCCACGCTCGGTCGTCTGAGTGCCGGCATGGCCCACGAGTTGAATAACCCTGCGGCGGCGGCCCAGCGGGGTGCGGTACAACTGCGGGAGGCGCTCTCGCAGACCTACCGTCGCTTTTTCGATCTTGCGTCCCGGGGAATCACCGTCGACGATGTTGACCGACTGTCGGCGTTGATCGATCGCGGTGCGCTTCAAGCCACGGTGCCCGACACGTTGGATCCGCTTTCGCGGAGCGACCGGGAAGCGGCGATCGAGGACTGGTTGGACGCCCGGGGTGTCGACCGTGCCTGGGAGTTGGCCGGTCCGATCCTCAGCCTGAACCTCGAGATCGGTGACCTGGACGCACTCGCCGGGGAAATCGACGCCGAGGCGCTCTCCTCGGTGGTGTCGTTGATGACGCACTCATACACGGCGTTCGCCCTTCTGGCCCAGGTGGGGCACGGTTCGGAGCAGATCTCCGAGATCGTCAAGGCCCTGAAGGATTACAGCTTCATGGATCAGGCCCCGGTCCAGGAGATCGATCTGCACGAGGGGCTCAACAACACGCTGATCATGTTGCAGGCGAAGCTGAAGCGTGGCATCGAGGTCGAGCGAAACTACGGCGAGGACGTGCCCCGGATCGACGCTCTCGGAAGCGAGCTGAACCAGGTCTGGACCAACCTGATCGACAACGCGGCCGATGCCATGGGCGGTTCGGGACATCTCATGATCACCACCTCCGCCGACGACGGCTGGGTGGTGGTCGAGATCGAGGACGACGGGCCGGGAATAGCGGACGATCTGATCGACAAGGTGTTCGAACCGTTCCTCACGACCAAGGGCCCGGGCAAGGGAACCGGCTTGGGGCTCAACATCGTATTCAACATCATTCGGGGGTCCGGCGGTCACATCGACGTCCGTTCCAAGCCGGGGAGCACCGTGTTCCGGGTGCGGCTTCCCGTACGCCGGGAGGCACGATGAGCGTCCAGACCGACCGTCCGATCATCATCGCCGTCGATGACGACCCGGCGGTTCTCAGTGCAGTTCGAGGTGATCTGCGCCGTCAATATGGCGAGCACTATCGCATCGTGGTGGCCCCTGGTGGGGCCGAGGCGGTCGAGGTCCTCAAGGAACTCAAGTTGCGCAGCTCGCCTCTGGCGCTCGTGGTGTCGGACCAGCGGATGCCCGAGGTGTCCGGCTTTGAGGTGCTGCGGGCTGCACGGGAGTTGTTCGACGATGTCCGCACCGTCCTTCTCACCGCGTACGCCGATACCGAGGTGGCGATCGGCGCCATCAACGACCTGCACCTCGACTACTACATCCTCAAGCCCTGGGATCCGCCCGAGGAGCAGCTCTATCCGGTTCTCGACGATCTGCTCGGTGACTGGCATGCCAGCCATCGAGCCGTCGCCGACGTGACCCGGGTCGTCGGCACCAGGTGGTCTGCCGCCTGTCACGATGTGCGGGACTTTTTGCAACGCAATCAGGTCCCGATGCAGTGGCTCGACGTGGATCTCAACGACGAGGGGCGACGTCTGCACGCGGCTTCCGGTGGAGCGACGCTGCCGATCGTGTTGACGCCCGACGGCCAGCACCTGATCAACCCGGACCTGGCCACGTTGGCGACGGCCCTCGGAAACCGCACCCAAACCGATGCGACCGCATTCGACCTGGCGATCGTCGGCGCCGGACCGGCCGGATTGGCTGCTGCGGTCTACGGGGCAAGCGAAGGCCTGTCCACGGTCTGCATCGAACAGTCGGCTCCCGGTGGGCAGGCGGGTCAGTCATCACGGATCGAAAACTACCTGGGCTTCCCGAACGGGATCGCCGGTGCAGACCTGGCCCGGCGGGCGGTGACCCAGGCAAAGCGATTCGACGTCGAGGTGCTTGCCCCCGCAGCCGTGACCCACCTGGACGTCAATGGGCCGTACCCGAAACTGCAGTTGGCCGACGGGTCCCAGATCAGCTGCGGCGCGCTGGTCCTGGCGTGCGGGGTGACCTACAACCGCCTCGACGTCCCGGGAGTGGCCGATCTGGAGGGAGCGGGTATCTACTACGGCGCCGGGCTGAGCGAACGCGACACTGTGGCCGGCGAGGAGATCATCATCGTCGGCGGCGCCAACTCTGCGGGCCAGGCGGCGGTGTTCTTCTCCGACCACGCGGCGAAGGTCACGATCCTGTGTAGGTCGGCATCGCTGAGCGAAGGGATGTCCGCGTATCTGGTCGACCAGATTGCCGAACGGCCCAACATCGAGGTGCGTCTCCGTGCGGAGGTCCAACAGGTCGGCGGCACCGACCGGCTCAACTCGATCACTGTCATCGACGGCAAGTCCGGTGAGACCGATGAGGTGAAGGCCTCAGCGATGTTCATCTTCATCGGGGCGTCCCCCCGCACACCATGGCTGCCGCCCCAGGTAGCAAAGGATGAGCGTGGCTTCCTGCTCACCGGTCCAGCACTTGGGGACCGTCGGTTCCCGGCGCCGGACGGGTTGCGGGACCCGTACCTCTATGAGACGAGCGTGCCGGGGGTCTTCGCAGTGGGTGACGTGCGGTCGAGGTCGGTGAAGCGGGTTGCGTCGGCGGTCGGAGAAGGTTCCGTCGCGGTGCAGTTCGTCCATCAGTTCTTACAGAGCTGAGGCAACGACCGGGCTCGGTCGGAATCCGGCATAGTCCCCTTCGAACGCCCATTCACGCTCGGCCACGAGAACGCTGGCTGGGCCGACGCCGGTAGCTTGTCGTTGGTGCCTTCGGGTCTGGCCGACGGCATCATCGCCGATGCTGGGATTGCGAAGCTCTACCGCGGCGCTGTCGACGTCGCTCTCCAACAAGCGATCGGATACGACGGGCCCGGGTTTCCGTCGATGGCACCGTTCGGGCAGGGCGGCGACATCGTTGATCTACGCCAAGTCGTCACGGAAGCGCTCATCGGCGTTGTCTCGACGTTTCTCGGCCGCCAGGATGCCGGGGGTGTTTCGGATGATCACTCGCCTGCGCTGCTCGATCGCATCCTGACCGATCCCCCCACTCGGCCGATTTCTGATCGGCTGGGGGCGCTGGAAATGGAAGGGATGCGTGAGGAGGCCTCGGGCGGCGTTAGCGGTGAAGAGGTGGTGCTCGTCCGAATCTCGGCGGCAGCGGAGACACCGTTGGCAGCTCGGTTCAGCACCTTGTTCGCCGAGTCGAAGAAGCTGGACTGCTCACACCGGGACGGTTGGGTGGGCCGCGAGAACTTCCTTCGGCCGGAGGTGAAGCTCGCCGGCAACGAACTGGCCAACTTCTCCGCGTTCCTCGATCACCGGTGGCGCAACAACGACTGGATGTGGGGTCGACTCGACGCAGCCTCCGATCTCATCGGGCTGGTGCTCAAGATGGCGGTCGATCGAGGTGAGCCTGATTTTCAGGGACGACTTCGTACCTCGCAGGCGTGCCGGGGGACGCCACGGAGCTCCAGGTCCGAAACAAACTGATCGAACGGCGCCAAGGCCAGATCCTGGAGGAGACCAAGGCGGTGGCCCAGGAATATGCCGAGTACAACATCCGGGTGAACTCGGTGCATCCCGGCGCCGTCTCTACCCCTGGCATCGAGGCCGACGACATCAAGGACGTCGTCCAGGCGTACGTG
Above is a window of Candidatus Microthrix subdominans DNA encoding:
- a CDS encoding SRPBCC family protein translates to MSTAPPHAARVSCWVLRPIDEVFDALSDPETYPTWLVGCRAIRSVDDDWPSEGAHFHHRVGLVGPLTVNDSSEILEIDRPGHLALEVRFRPAGRGRVDFWLASDPAPDGSVRTRIDMDEAPIGLIAPTAPLLGPLTKGRNRASLNSFVAYLNEHPSRHGPT
- a CDS encoding DUF2855 family protein; protein product: MTTTTDALEVDRGDTSVTRLVTDTLPDADDLPDGQVRMRVDRLAITANTVTYAEMGDMLGYWDFYPTGDDTWGRVPAMGWADVTASAHPDVEAGGRYYGWFPMVGTVDLSVTPTRHGLRDDGEHRHAHAPVYRTFEDTRTDPLAPTGFVDAVELGDLEDRQALLRGLFLTGFLADAFFEHNDWFGARRAVVLSASSKTAIAFADCASQRGLDALIGVTSPGNVDFVRGLDRYSDVVTYDEIASIAPGPAVAIDMAGNGPATRALHGNLGDALAHSMLVGRSHHDAPPARPDKGPKPEVFFAPTAMSQLTRGGTDQAELQERSAAGLRTFVEGSRDWLDVDRSFGPEATATTWAEVHAGVVPPNIGRIVSLR
- a CDS encoding FAD-dependent oxidoreductase, which translates into the protein MSVQTDRPIIIAVDDDPAVLSAVRGDLRRQYGEHYRIVVAPGGAEAVEVLKELKLRSSPLALVVSDQRMPEVSGFEVLRAARELFDDVRTVLLTAYADTEVAIGAINDLHLDYYILKPWDPPEEQLYPVLDDLLGDWHASHRAVADVTRVVGTRWSAACHDVRDFLQRNQVPMQWLDVDLNDEGRRLHAASGGATLPIVLTPDGQHLINPDLATLATALGNRTQTDATAFDLAIVGAGPAGLAAAVYGASEGLSTVCIEQSAPGGQAGQSSRIENYLGFPNGIAGADLARRAVTQAKRFDVEVLAPAAVTHLDVNGPYPKLQLADGSQISCGALVLACGVTYNRLDVPGVADLEGAGIYYGAGLSERDTVAGEEIIIVGGANSAGQAAVFFSDHAAKVTILCRSASLSEGMSAYLVDQIAERPNIEVRLRAEVQQVGGTDRLNSITVIDGKSGETDEVKASAMFIFIGASPRTPWLPPQVAKDERGFLLTGPALGDRRFPAPDGLRDPYLYETSVPGVFAVGDVRSRSVKRVASAVGEGSVAVQFVHQFLQS
- a CDS encoding PAS domain S-box protein, with translation MPVSDKMTDFGAAQVGASWPDEITERLLDLSVDLTCVASFDGYFEELSNGWIERLGYDCKELLGRPLLDFVHPDDVENTATQLAAGREGEDITQFENRFLDHAGSNRWLSWTAVAVPSVRRYYAVARDRTPEHVAEEKERESERRYVDLIESSHDIIQSIAADGHFEFVNRAWFKNLGYTPEELPGLTLFDIVEESFHDHCTLLIGQIMSGMSFDSVEITFVAKDGRKFPVEGNATGRFRDGEFIATHTFFRDISDRKEAEALTEQYQRQLEQEVAERTSALVQSEKLATLGRLSAGMAHELNNPAAAAQRGAVQLREALSQTYRRFFDLASRGITVDDVDRLSALIDRGALQATVPDTLDPLSRSDREAAIEDWLDARGVDRAWELAGPILSLNLEIGDLDALAGEIDAEALSSVVSLMTHSYTAFALLAQVGHGSEQISEIVKALKDYSFMDQAPVQEIDLHEGLNNTLIMLQAKLKRGIEVERNYGEDVPRIDALGSELNQVWTNLIDNAADAMGGSGHLMITTSADDGWVVVEIEDDGPGIADDLIDKVFEPFLTTKGPGKGTGLGLNIVFNIIRGSGGHIDVRSKPGSTVFRVRLPVRREAR
- a CDS encoding NAD(P)-dependent alcohol dehydrogenase codes for the protein MDAVQLTQWKHDPEVRDVPEPEPGPGQVLVRVGGAGLCHSDLHLIHDFESGMVPFEPPFTLGHENAGWVEALGAGVSRLEVGQPVAVYGPTGCGQCRRCIQGLENYCERQGELTSMAAGLGTDGGMARYMLVEDPRHLLPLGDLDPVQAAPLTDAALTPYHAIKRSLGLLVPGSSVVVIGVGGLGYMGVQLLEVLTGATVIAVDTRRSALDMAASAGAEHTVTAGESAAPEIAELTGGKGADVVLDFVGNEATMQLAVASGRSLGHITIVGIGGGSYPFSFFTVPYEASLASTYWGSISELIEVLELAERGLIRAEVERVPIAEVPAAYERLARGDVNGRLVAVPE
- a CDS encoding SDR family oxidoreductase, with the translated sequence MPGDATELQVRNKLIERRQGQILEETKAVAQEYAEYNIRVNSVHPGAVSTPGIEADDIKDVVQAYVEQIPMKRIGDPEEVSNLVLFLASDMSSYSTGGAFVSDGGIIAG
- a CDS encoding DUF3376 domain-containing protein, which produces MPSGLADGIIADAGIAKLYRGAVDVALQQAIGYDGPGFPSMAPFGQGGDIVDLRQVVTEALIGVVSTFLGRQDAGGVSDDHSPALLDRILTDPPTRPISDRLGALEMEGMREEASGGVSGEEVVLVRISAAAETPLAARFSTLFAESKKLDCSHRDGWVGRENFLRPEVKLAGNELANFSAFLDHRWRNNDWMWGRLDAASDLIGLVLKMAVDRGEPDFQGRLRTSQACRGTPRSSRSETN